A stretch of DNA from Streptomyces rubradiris:
GTTTGACCGCCGGGTCGACGATGTCCGTGACCGGCTTCGGATAGACGCCCAGGAAGATCAGCAGCACGATCAGCGGGGCCACGACCAGCACCTCACGCGCGCGCAGGTCGGGCATCGCCGAGACCTCCGGCTTCACCGGGCCCGTCATCGTCCGCTGGTAGAGCACCAGGGTGTACAGGGCGGCGAGGACGATGCCGAAGGTGGCGATGATCCCGATCACCGGGTAGCGCGCGAACGTGCCGACCAGCACCAGGAATTCGCTGACGAACGGGGCGAGGCCGGGCAGCGACAGCGTGGCCAGGCCGCCGATCAGGAAGGTGCCGGCGAGCACCGGGGCGACCTTCTGCACGCCCCCGTAGTCGGCGATGAGCCGCGAGCCGCGCCGGGAGATGAGGAAACCGGCGACGAGCATCAGCGCGGCGGTGGAGATGCCGTGGTTGACCATGTACAGCGTGGCGCCGGACTGGCCCTGGCTGGTCATCGCGAAGACGCCCATGATGATGAAGCCGAAGTGCGAGATCGACGCGTAGGCCACCAGGCGCTTGATGTCCCGCTGGCCGACGGCGAGCAGCGCGCCGTAGATGATGCTGATCAGGGCCAGGACGAGGACCACCGGCGTCGCCCACTTGCTGGCCTCCGGGAACAGCTGGAGGCAGAAGCGGAGCATCGCGAACGTGCCCACCTTGTCGACCACCGCGGTGATGAGGACGGCGACCGGCGCGGTGGCCTCCTGCATGGCGTTGGGCAGCCAGGTGTGCAGCGGCCACAGCGGCGCCTTCACCGCGAAGGCGAGGAAGAAGCCCAGGAACAGCCAGCGTTCGGTGCTCGTCGCCATGTGCAGCGTGCCGTTCGCGCGGGCGTCGGCCATCTCGGTGAGCGAGAAGGTCCCGGCGACCACGTAGAGCCCGATCACCGCGGCCAGCATGATCAGACCGCCGGCCAGGTTGTAGAGCAGGAACTTCACCGCCGCGTACGACCGCTGGGTGGCGGCCGTCTCCTCGCCCTGCGCGTGCGCGCGGTCCCCGAAGCCGCCGATGAGGAAGTACATCGGGATGAGCATGGCTTCGAAGAAGATGTAGAAGACGAAGACGTCGGTGGCCTCGAACGAGATGACCACCATCGCCTCCACCGCCAGGATCAGCGCGAAGAAGCCCTGGGTGGGCCGCCAGCGGCGGCTGCCGGTCTCCAGCGGGTCGGCGTCGTGCCAGCCGGCGAGGATGATGAACGGGATCAGCAGGGCGGTCAGCGCGATCAGCGCCACCGCGATGCCGTCGACGCCCAGTTCGTACCTGACCCCGAAGTCCCTGATCCAGGCGTGGTTCTCGGTGAGTTGGTAGCGCTCGCCGTCCGGGTCGAAGCGGACCAGGACGGTGACGGCCAGGGCGAGCGTGGCGAGCGAGAAGAGCAGCGCCAGCCACTTGGCGGCGGTGCGCTGGGCGGCCGGTACGGCGGCCGTGGCGACGGCCCCGAGGGCCGGGAGCGCCGCCGTCGCTGTCAGCAGGGGAAAGGACATCGGTATCAGACCGCCCTCATCAGCAGGGTCGCGGCGACCAGGAGTGCCGCGCCGCCGAACATAGAGACCGCGTAGGAGCGGGCGAAGCCGTTCTGGAGCCGGCGCAGCCGTCCGGACAGGCCGCCGAAGCCGGCCGCCGTGCCGTTGACGACACCGTCCACCAGGGAGTGGTCGAGGTAGACCAGGGAGCGCGTCAGGTGCTCGCCGCCCCGCACCAGGACCACGTGGTTGAAGTCGTCCTGGAGCAGGTCGCGGCGGGCCGCGCGGGTGAGCAGCGAGCCGCGCGGAGCGACCGCCGGGACGGGCCTCCGGCCGTACTGGGCCCAGGCGAGGGCGACCCCGACGACCAGGCACACCATGGTGGCCCCGGTGATCACCCCGGCGCTGAGCGGCGCGTCGCCGTGGTCGTGCCCGGTGACCGGCTCCAGCCAGTTCAGGAAGCGGTCGCCGATGCTGAAGAAGGCACCGCCGAAGACCGAGCCGACGGCGAGGACGATCATCGGGATCGTCATGACCTTCGGGGACTCGTGCGGGTGCGGCTCGGTGTGCGCGCCCCCGGTCTCGGCGGCCGGTTCCACGCTGGGCTCGGCCGGGGACGGGGTGGGGGCGTTGCGCCACCGTTCCTCTCCGAAGAACGTCATCAGCATCACGCGCGTCATGTAGAAGGCGGTGATGGCCGCGCCCAGCAGGGCCGCGCCGCCG
This window harbors:
- a CDS encoding NADH-quinone oxidoreductase subunit M, whose amino-acid sequence is MSFPLLTATAALPALGAVATAAVPAAQRTAAKWLALLFSLATLALAVTVLVRFDPDGERYQLTENHAWIRDFGVRYELGVDGIAVALIALTALLIPFIILAGWHDADPLETGSRRWRPTQGFFALILAVEAMVVISFEATDVFVFYIFFEAMLIPMYFLIGGFGDRAHAQGEETAATQRSYAAVKFLLYNLAGGLIMLAAVIGLYVVAGTFSLTEMADARANGTLHMATSTERWLFLGFFLAFAVKAPLWPLHTWLPNAMQEATAPVAVLITAVVDKVGTFAMLRFCLQLFPEASKWATPVVLVLALISIIYGALLAVGQRDIKRLVAYASISHFGFIIMGVFAMTSQGQSGATLYMVNHGISTAALMLVAGFLISRRGSRLIADYGGVQKVAPVLAGTFLIGGLATLSLPGLAPFVSEFLVLVGTFARYPVIGIIATFGIVLAALYTLVLYQRTMTGPVKPEVSAMPDLRAREVLVVAPLIVLLIFLGVYPKPVTDIVDPAVKQTLSDVHKQDPQPEVEAAK